Proteins encoded within one genomic window of Eurosta solidaginis isolate ZX-2024a chromosome 1, ASM4086904v1, whole genome shotgun sequence:
- the pll gene encoding serine/threonine-protein kinase pelle, with amino-acid sequence MSASRSRSALSPNNSDNFKSNNGIRNVSIDANSGGSSKSSGYIKDRYIHEMPLQQLRLLCEHLDEMQVWMQLAEVMQLRAADVKFINQQKELGKSPSWQLIQKWGVECKHTVTELFMLLWKKEQHHAMRMLKDFVERKYQLLIPRSQPRLTMLMAASSDVKKLNGPVNPSTSGVSNSNNNTSCSSIEESSVTSTQRIEQDVRDFARYMIEINYDELTAATENWSDRLKLGRGGFGTVYKGTWKFTEVAIKQLQYNAVNGRDSSKVQLQQSLNELKHLSRYRHDNVLPLFGYSLNGEKPCLVYQLMKGGTLEQHLYSKKGKPLTWQQRVDICLGAARGINFLHVCDVKPLIHGDIKPANVLLDLCLTPRIGDFGLAREGPAAVSSSVTVAQIYGTKPYLPQEFLRGKKLSTKVDTYSFGVMLLETFTGLRALDQQRKPELLAEYIKSIPKDALDNVIDARQPLQNGEREMCKNLILLGTHCVAFEPDHRPEMEYAYDTIRFLVTVILTSFKKEQQIMKIIIMSSQITGKI; translated from the exons ATGTCCGCTTCACGATCAAGAAGTGCACTATCGCCCAACAATAGCGACAATTTTAAGTCAAATAATGGCATTAGAAATGTTAGCATTGATGCCAACAGCGGAGGTAGCAGTAAGAGCAGCGGCTATATCAAAGATCGGTATATACATGAAATGCCATTACAACAGTTGCGTCTTCTGTGTGAACATTTGGATGAAATGCAAGTTTGGATGCAACTGGCGGAAGTAATGCAACTACGAGCAGCAGATGTGAAG TTTATAAACCAACAAAAGGAGTTGGGTAAATCACCGTCATGGCAGTTGATACAAAAATGGGGCGTTGAATGCAAACACACTGTCACTGAACTTTTTATGCTGTTATGGAA AAAAGAACAGCATCACGCCATGCGCATGTTGAAAGACTTCGTGGAACGCAAATATCAGCTCCTCATACCACGTAGTCAACCGCGTTTAACAATGCTTATGGCTGCTAGTTCGGATGTAAAAAAGCTTAATGGTCCAGTGAACCCTTCGACGTCGGGCGTAAGCAATTCAAATAATAATACATCTTGTTCATCCATAGAAGAATCATCTGTTACATCCACACAACGTATCGAACAAGATGTACGCGATTTCGCACGTTATATGATCGAGATCAATTACGATGAGCTAACAGCTGCTACTGAAAATTGGAGTGATCGCTTAAAATTGGGGCGTGGCGGGTTCGGTACAGTTTACAAGGGTACGTGGAAATTCACCGAAGTTGCTATTAAACAATTGCAATACAATGCTGTTAATGGGCGAGATAGTAGCAAAGTACAATTACAGCAAAGTCTTAACGAATTAAAGCATTTAAGCCGTTATCGCCACGATAATGTTTTGCCACTTTTTGGTTATTCATTGAATGGAGAGAAACCATGCCTCGTCTATCAGCTCATGAAAGGTGGCACACTCGAACAACATTTGTATTCAAAAAAGGGGAAACCTTTAACGTGGCAGCAGCGTGTCGATATATGTTTGGGTGCGGCGCG tggcaTCAACTTCCTACACGTTTGCGATGTTAAACCTCTCATACATGGCGATATTAAGCCAGCAAATGTGCTGCTCGATTTATGCCTTACTCCTCGTATCGGAGATTTCGGTTTGGCACGCGAAGGTCCTGCTGCTGTTAGTTCTTCTGTTACTGTTGCACAAATTTATGGAACAAAACCATACTTGCCGCAGGAGTTTTTACGTGGCAAAAAGTTAAGCACAAAAGTGGATACATATAGTTTTGGCGTTATGCTGTTGGAGACATTTACTGGGTTACGTGCCTTAGATCAACAACGCAAACCGGAATTGTTAGCTGAATATATAAAAAGTATACCTAAGGATGCGCTTGACAATGTCATCGATGCTCGGCAACCGTTACAGAATGGCGAGCGTGAAAtgtgtaaaaatttaatattactgGGTACGCATTGTGTGGCATTTGAGCCTGATCACCGTCCGGAAATGGAATATGCTTATGATACGATACGATTCT TGGTTACAGTTATCCTTACATCATTCAAGAAGGAACAGCAGATAATGAAAATTATTATAATGTCAAGTCAAATAACTGGCAAAATATAA
- the LOC137236517 gene encoding uncharacterized protein, which yields MVLKRLKSVERKMNCNAEFAKVYKEIIDSYIRKGYARKLTTSESILSSPHTWYLPHFAVANPNKPGKLRFVFDAAAQVNGISLNSCLLKGPQEYKPLPSILFRFRERAVGLCGDIKEMFHQILIRPEDRCAQRFLWRNGDSGQPPDIYEMCVMTFGAACSPCTAHYVKTRNALEHVDDNRYTSRTVTAILENHYVDDLADSFDSAKEAITVANQVREIHKEAGFELRNFTSNSEEVIAALGGVDVDKAIGLKDGLQTERVLGLHWYSTTDCFKFGLKFNKVSEAVVNGGRCPTKRELLSVVMSIFDPLGFLGNFVIGAKLLMREVWRHETHWDDPLPANIAESWERWRKQLPEVMEYSCPRFYFRNGAPKSLQLHVFVDASENAFAAVTYWRARNARGEIEVTFICAKSKCAPLKTLTIPRLELQHAVLGARLQQAVREAHSSKIDKCFLWSDSGTVIKWIRSKHRKYKPFVQHRIAEILAATHESDWRWIPTAQNVADEATRANHNIVLSPKTRWVQGPSFLREEEYAWPTEDGISADVVHEEELRPQHTFIIVCKNFIDFDRFSSYNRLLRTTAWVMLFVEICRRTQNKNPYGLTANNIEAAKLLLCRIVQNECFPEEIQQIQDGKEISNQSPLVQLSPYLDENGVLRVRGRIDAASWLPICTRRPIILPPKYVHTKLITEHYHILMDHQNTEATICAIRREYWVPRLRILLRNVIANCKVCRLRKAAPVPPLMGPLPVDRLTLRKAVYLHWYGLLRAT from the coding sequence ATGGTGCTCAAGAGGCTAAAGAGCGTTGAAAGGAAAATGAACTGCAATGCCGAGTTTGCTAAAGTTTATAAGGAAATCATTGATAGCTATATAAGGAAGGGTTACGCACGTAAACTCACTACGTCGGAATCTATCTTGTCATCGCCGCATACCTGGTACCTGCCTCATTTTGCCGTAGCAAATCCGAACAAGCCTGGAAAACTTCGATTCGTGTTCGATGCCGCCGCCCAAGTCAATGGTATCTCCTTGAATAGCTGCTTACTTAAGGGACCGCAGGAGTATAAGCCTTTGCCTTCCATTCTCTTCCGCTTTCGTGAACGAGCGGTGGGCCTGTGTGGCGACATTAAGGAAATGTTTCACCAGATATTAATACGTCCGGAAGATAGGTGTGCCCAGCGCTTTCTGTGGCGCAATGGTGACTCTGGCCAACCACCCGATATATACGAAATGTGTGTCATGACGTTTGGAGCTGCGTGCTCCCCTTGCACGGCTCATTATGTTAAGACGCGAAATGCGTTGGAACACGTCGATGACAATCGTTATACGTCACGAACCGTGACTGCGATCTTGGAAAATCACTATGTGGACGACTTGGCAGATAGTTTCGACTCAGCAAAGGAAGCCATAACCGTTGCAAACCAAGTAAGGgagatccacaaggaagccggctTTGAGCTCCGTAATTTCACGTCAAACTCGGAGGAAGTGATTGCAGCATTGGGTGGAGTGGACGTCGACAAGGCCATCGGATTAAAAGATGGACTGCAGACTGAGAGAGTTCTTGGGTTACATTGGTACTCTACAACGGACTGTTTTAAGTTTGGACTGAAGTTTAACAAAGTAAGCGAGGCCGTAGTGAACGGAGGTAGGTGCCCTACAAAGAGGGAACTACTCAGTGTGGTTATGTCCATATTCGACCCACTGGGATTTCTAGGTAACTTCGTGATAGGAGCAAAGTTATTGATGCGAGAAGTGTGGAGGCACGAAACACATTGGGATGATCCACTCCCAGCAAACATAGCCGAATCATGGGAAAGATGGCGAAAGCAACTGCCAGAGGTAATGGAGTATTCCTGCCCTCGCTTCTATTTCCGAAATGGTGCGCCGAAATCTCTACAGTTACACGTATTCGTCGACGCTAGCGAAAATGCCTTTGCTGCTGTCACATACTGGAGAGCAAGGAATGCCCGAGGTGAGATAGAGGTCACATTCATCTGCGCGAAATCAAAGTGCGCTCCACTAAAAACTTTGACCATACCGCGATTAGAGCTGCAGCACGCTGTTTTAGGAGCTCGTCTTCAACAAGCTGTGCGAGAAGCGCATTCTTCCAAAATCGACAAATGTTTTCTTTGGAGTGATTCGGGAACAGTGATCAAATGGATTCGAAGCAAACATCGTAAATATAAGCCCTTCGTGCAGCATAGAATCGCCGAAATCTTAGCCGCCACTCACGAGTCCGATTGGCGCTGGATACCCACAGCACAAAACGTGGCCGATGAAGCCACTCGAGCCAATCATAATATCGTGCTTAGTCCTAAGACTCGCTGGGTACAAGGTCCATCATTTCTGCGCGAAGAGGAATATGCTTGGCCTACTGAAGATGGAATCTCTGCCGATGTTGTTCATGAAGAAGAATTGCGCCCACAGCATACATTTATCATCGTATGCAAAAATTTCATTGACTTCGATCGGTTCTCTTCATACAATAGGTTACTACGAACTACCGCCTGGGTTATGCTGTTCGTCGAGATATGCCGCCGAACCCAAAATAAGAATCCGTATGGTCTTACAGCTAACAATATCGAAGCAGCGAAGCTTCTCCTATGCCGCATCGTTCAGAATGAATGCTTTCCCGAGGAAATCCAACAGATCCAAGATGGAAAAGAAATATCAAATCAGAGCCCTTTGGTGCAGTTGTCGCCGTATCTGGATGAGAATGGTGTGCTACGTGTTCGTGGACGTATAGATGCAGCCAGCTGGCTCCCGATATGTACTAGACGCCCTATAATATTGCCGCCAAAATATGTGCACACGAAACTTATAACGGAGCATTATCACATCCTCATGGACCATCAAAATACCGAAGCCACCATATGCGCTATTCGCCGAGAGTACTGGGTGCCGCGTCTAAGAATACTTCTACGAAACGTCATCGCTAACTGTAAGGTTTGCCGCCTACGGAAAGCAGCACCAGTCCCGCCATTAATGGGGCCGTTGCCAGTGGATCGACTTACCCTACGTAAGGCCGTTTACTTACACTGGTATGGATTACTTCGGGCCACTTAA